In marine bacterium B5-7, the genomic window CGGTTGCTGGCGGGATTTTGTGGGCAGCGGTTCATGCCTTACTGCATCCAGCGTTGTATACAAAGCCCACGATGATAGCCATTTGGATTGCGGGCATTTCTGTTTTCGCGAATGAATTTTTATATCGCTATACCGCGATGGTTGCAAAACGTATTGGCTCTAACTTATTACAAACCAATGCTTGGCATTCCCGTAGTGATGCAGCTTCATCACTCATCGTGATTGTGGGGGTGGCTGGTAGTCTATTGGGTTATCCTGCGCTTGATGCGATTGCGGCGATGGTTGTGGGTTTGTTTATTCTGCGCATGGCATGGCGTTTGGGTTGGTCTAGCGTGCAAGAGCTGGTCGATACGGGGCTCGATGAGCAAACGCTGACAGAGATTAAAGATTTCATTCGGGATGTGCCTGGTGTGGTGGCGTTGCATCAGTTGCGTACGCGATCCATGGCGGGTAATGTTTTTGTGGATGTTCATGTGTTGGTGGCGCCACGTTTGAGTGTCTCTGAGGGGCATTATATTGGCGAGAGCGTGCAGTATGGCCTAATTCGGCAATTTTCCACGGTCATGGATGTGACAGTTCATGTCGATCCTGAGGATGATGAGGTCGTTGCCCATTCCAAAGATTTGCCATCTCGTGTTAAAATTCTCGAAGATTTGGCGGCGTGCTGGGGTAAGCTCCCTGGTTACGCGGATAAGAACGACGTGATACTGCACTACCTCGATGGCCAATGCCACGTGGTATTGGTCTTAGCACTCGAGTGTCTTTCCCAAGCGCAGCAAGCTGATTCGCTGCGTGAACAATATCGTCAATCAGTAAAAGGGCTGACCTACATGGCCAGCGTCACTATTTTGTATCGTTAACAAGGTAACACCATGCTCGTAAAAAATGTCCTCGCTCTTATTAAAAAAGAAAATATTAAATTTATCGATTTACGCTTTACCGATACGCGTGGTAAAGATATGCATGTGTCCATGTCGACACGAGGCGTGGATGAAAATTGGTTCCGCCAGGGTAAGTTATTTGATGGCTCATCGATTATCGGATGGAAAGACATTAACAAATCCGACATGTTGTTAATGCCCTTAGCTGAAACCGCGATGCTTGATCCTTTCTTATCAGAAAAAACATTGATTGTGCGTTGCGATGTATACGATCCAGAAAACATGCAACCTTACGAACGAGATCCGCGTTCATTGGCGCGTCGAGCAGAAGACTACTTGAATAGCACGGGTTTAGCAGATACTGCAAACTTTGGGCCAGAGCCAGAGTTCTTTTTGTTTGATGATGTGCGTTGGGACGTTAGCATGAAAGGCGCGTTTTATAGTATTGATTCTGAAGAAGCGTGTTGGAACTCTGCGTCTAGCGTTGCCGGTGGTAACATGGGGCATCGTCCTCCGGTTAAAGGCGGTTATTTCCCTGTGCCACCAGTGGATTCTTCACAAAACATTCGTTCAGCGATGTGTTTGCGCTTAGAACAAATGGGCGTGATCGTTGAGGCGCATCATCACGAAGTTGCAACCTGTAATCAAAATGAAATCGCGATGCGTTACAACAGTATGTTGTTGAAAGCAGACGAAATTCAAACGACAAAATATGTTATCCGTAATGTTGCGCATGCTTTTGGTAAATCTGCGACGTTTATGCCAAAACCTTTGGTTGGCGATAATGGCAGCGGCATGCATTGTCATATTTCCTTGGCGAAAGACGGCAAAAATTTATTTGCGGGTGATGATTATGCGGGCTTGTCAGAAATGGGCTTGCATTTTATTGGTGGTATTATCAAACACGCTCGTGCGTTAAATGCCTTTACAAATCCGGCAACCAATAGCTATAAACGTTTGGTACCTGGTTATGAAGCACCGATTATTTTGGCTTATTCTGCGCGTAATCGTTCAGCTGCGATTCGCATTCCTTCTGTAGATGACCCGCGGGCGAAACGGATTGAAATTCGTTTCCCTGACGGTACAGCAAATCCTTATTTGGCATTTTCTGCGATGTTAATGGCAGGATTAGATGGTATTCAGAATAAGATTCATCCCGGTCCAGCGCTAGAAAAAGATTTGTTTACATTGCCTCCCGCTGAGTTAGAAAAAGTGCCACGTATTTGTAGCACCCTAGAAGAAGCGTTGATGCACTTAGATCAAGACAGAGAATTTTTGCTAAAAGGCGATGTGTTCACGGATGACTTGATTGATAGTTATATTCGCTTGAAGCGCCGCGAGATAAAACGCTTATTAAGCGCTACCCATCCGGTAGAGTTTGATATGTATTATAGTGATTAGGTTGTCATCCCGCGCTTGACGCGGGATCTCCATCCGTTCACCACTGTTACTAGCGTATGTTACATCAAGGAAGGATCGTGCAAACAAAACAAAGTTACATTAAATGGATTTTACGTTGTTTTTCTATTGTTCTCATTGCATTCTCCTTTCAAGGCTATGCACAAAATCGCACGATTAACCTAACAGTTGCCTATAAAACAGTTAATTTCACGGGAAAGAAAGTCCGTGCGATTGCCGTGAATAATCAGATTCCTGGGCCAACACTACATTTCAAAGAAGGTGATCACGTTACCATTAATGTGCATAACCATCTTGATCAGGGTACGACGATACATTGGCATGGCTTGATCGTTCCCTGGAAGATGGATGGTGTTGAAGGCGTGACGCAAAAAGCGATTCCTCCTGGTGCTGTATTTCATTATCAATTCACACTGCATCAGTATGGCTCTTATTGGTACCATGCTCATTCGAAATTTCAAGAACAGCAAGGCCTTTATGGGGGCTTGATCATTGATCCGCCCAAACAAAAGTTACACTACAATAAAAACTTTGAGATTGTTCTTTCAGATTGGAATGATGCAGCGCCGGCAGCAACCTATGCGAATTTAAAAAAAGATGGTGATTTTTATTCGATTAATTTTCCCATGCAACCATCTCTCGCACAGTTTTTTCATGATTATCATTCTGCTAAAACACAAAAAGCAAAGGAGAAAATATCCCATGCCTATGGGATGATGCAGACGACCCGCATGGGCGTGTATGATCTGAGTGACGTTTCTTATGATGCTTATCTTCTTAATGGGCATACAAAAACATCTCCGTGGACAAAGCGTGTTAAAAAAGGTGATGTAGTAAGGTTACGGTTTGTTGGGGCGCCTGCGAGTACAATTTTTCATGTAAAAATTCCAGGTGCTAGCATGTTGATGGTTCAAGCGGATGGGAATGATATCAAACCTTACACTGTAAACTCTTTTAGTATTGCACCAGGAGAGACGTTTGATGTGTTAGTCAAAATCAAAGAAAATCATCCTTATGTTATTTATGCAGAATCTATCGATAGCTTAGGAACTGCTATCGGTGTCTTGAAGACGCAGGCAAAGCAAGTCGTTAGTGAAAAGTATATGAAGCCTTTTCCAAAACCTGGTCCGATTATGATGAAAATGAAGGGGCATACGATGCATCAAGGTGATGCTGCACCTCTACCAGTAGCTCACACAAAAAAATCTATGCACCCAGATCATCATATGCATCACCAACATGGCGCTCAGCATGCAATGACGGCTGTCCCCCTGCATATGAAATCAAAAACTCAAGCACACAAATCGTTATCGTCTAAAAGCCAATATGATAATGTGCAATCACCTGTGAAAACAAACAATCCTAATATCCCCGTGCATGTCATTAACATGAAACTCAGTGGCTATATGGATCGTTATATTTGGTTTTTAAACGATGTGCCCTTCTATAAAGCTAAACCGATTATGATTAAACATGGGCAGCGATACCGTATCATCTTTACTAATAAGACGATGATGCATCACCCTATGCATATTCATGGTCATTGGTTTATTTTGCGAAATGGTCACGGTACGCATGATCCTAAATTGCATACTATCGATGTGCCACCAGGTGCGACTATCGTTGCTGATATTGATGCGAATGAAACGGGGCAATGGTTTTTCCACTGTCATAACTTAATTCATATGAAAGCGGGGATGGCTAATATCTTTCGTTATGAAGAGACGCCAAAAAAAGAGCTTATTGGTTTATCAGGGAATAAAAAGATTGCTTGGTATACTGCTAACGAGCTTGAATTGAGCGGTGACTTCGCTCACCAAACTTACGAAGGGACTTTACATACGCTGATTGGTTCGGACTATAATAAACTGCAACTCTATTCAAAAGATGCGGAAATTGACAGCGGCAAGCTGACAGATGCTAATATAGATATATTCTACTGGCGGTTGATTAATCAGTTCTGGGCGGTAAAAGGCGGGGTAAATTATGTTTATCGTCCTGCTGCTACACCGTATGTTCAGCCGGGTATTGGTATTGAAGGGCTGATGCCATATTTTATTAAAACCGATCTTCGTTCTTATCTTCACGATGGCAGTGCTAAATTAGATGTGCAGTTAACAAGAGATACACAAATTACACATAGAATCTTTTTAGAGCTGAGTGCAGAAGGAATTTTTGCAACAAAGACGATTGAGAAGGATGAGATAGGTAGTGGCCTTAATTCACTGCAGTGGACGATACAACCTTACTATCAAGTAAATCCAAATGTAGCCTTGTTTATTCAATATCAAAATACCGAAAACTACGGGACCTTGAAAACTACACTCTCTAACGAAGGGGAGTCTACACAAGAAAATACCTATAGCATTGGTGCGTCATTCTTGTTTTAGGTTGACACCGGTTGTCATCCTACCCTGTCATCCCGCGCTTGACGCTTGTCATCCCAGAATTTTCCGAAGGAAAATGTCTGGGATCTAGATACCAGACAAATGCTATTGCATTTTCTGGCATGACAGGAGGCAGTTTTATCCCGCATTCCCTGTCATCCCGCACTTGACGCGGGATCTCCTACGGACGCTAGTAAACTCGATAGAAACTGATGGAGACCCCGGGTCGGCGCCCGGGGTGACAGCGTTTCTTCTCATCCCGGCGCGTCCCCGTCTATTACCACTGTCACCTTCACCTGTCATCCCGGAATTTTCCGAAGGAAAATGTCTGGGATCTAGATTCCAGACATTTGCTTTGCAAATTCTGGAATGAGAAGCTGGTTTGCAAAAGCACCAAAATGTCTAGCATAACTAGACATTTTCAGGTTTCCAGAAACTATTCTTGCCTTTGGTTTGTAATTATCCTGTAATGTAAATTATGAGTGGACAAAATCAATCAAATACAAACCGTTTGGTGCATGCCGTGCGCCTAGGAATGGTGTTGACCACAGCCTGGCTGAATGAGAACGGATATTATCGGCAGCTCGTTAAGCAGTACTGTTTTACTAATTGTTTGTAGTAGCCATTAGCGTTTAGTCATTTTGATGTTAATAAAACACCCTGAGGTAAAGCCTCCAGCAATCGGTTGATTTTAGTTGGCGCTAGTCTACTCATGGTGGACTATTGTAGACTAATCCTAACCCATGCCAAATAATGGTTGATATTAGGTTGTTTTGGTCCACTATAAATAGACTAATCTAGATTAATAGTAACTTGTTGGGTCCTGTTCAACCACGCCGTAAACCGAAAGTGCGACGAATGTCATCAACATGTTTGGCTGCTAGCAGACCTAAGCCGCTCATCGTGAAGAAGTTATAGCGATGGTAATGGTTAATCGTGCTCTGATTATTGGCGTTTTTTTCAGTTTCAGAAAGTTGGTGCACTGGGATGGCATCAGTATTTTCATCAATGCTTGCTGCGACACTGTCTGTTTCTGATGCGGGACTATCCTCTTTCTTTAAACCAAGTGTTGGTGCTTCTTGTAGCGACTGCAAACAAACGTCGGTCGTATCTGGTGTGATTGATGTTTCTGGTGTTTCATCCAAATAGCTTGGGCCTCTAAGTTCAACAGCTGCATTATCTTCTGCAAGTGAATCTAGAATATCATCGAGTTTTTGTGCCTGTTTTGTGTTGTCGAATTTCGTTTCGCCAGGCTGCAAGGCCTCGATATCTATAATCGCTTGTTTTGCCAGTTTCAATTTAGCAATGGTCAGTGCTGCATTCCGTAAGAATGCAAACATGAGGATACCGAACCAGGTAAGTTTCCCATCTTCACGATAATAATCTCGACCCGCGATGTATTTATTCAGGCTTTTTAGGCTATCGCGTTTTAGGTGATTGAAGTTTTGGATGGATGACAAGTGATCATCGATTCGGCACCATTCTGTGGCCGTATGAGACTGCCATTGCATCCAACCTGACAGTTGTTGATCTAACCATATTCCTGCATCTTTAAAGTCATCTGTATAGCGACTGATTCTAGGCGCGTTAGCCTCTTTTGTTAAATGATTAAACCGTCTGCGAAAAAGAATTCTTCTCAATGTTTTAAACCAACCAGTGTTTAAACGCTTCAAGGTATCCATGTCATTGCGTAGCAAATGGATGCTCTGATCTTGTTGGCGGAGATGGCGTATTAATTCTGCATGTCGCATATGTCCTGTTTCAGGCAGCGGGATATTTGGCCCAGATCTCGGTTCTGAGACTTTCACCCAGTTTTCAATAACAATCGGCGCTTGTCGTTGTTTTCGCTCGGTTTCTTGTTGACGACGTGTTTCTTGAATCGATTGTGCAATCTCGAGTGCGGAATGCCCTTCTGTAATACCCAATGCAGAATAATGGTTATAGCCATTATAATGAATGAAAATAATGGGGTCTTTTAATTTTTCATTGAGTGGAATAACGTGTTGACCATCCGGGCGTATGATAATGGTCTTTACCCCAAGCATTTGTTCGATGGCGGCAATTTCGGGTTGACCACCCCAGGTGCTGGGTTCAGCACGCATGATTTGAACATATGTGTCAACGGTTGCCCCCGTTTCACCCAGGATGGCCGGTGCGAAAGTCTTAGCGTTGTTTTTGATGTACTGTAATACATTCTCACGCAATTCGAGGGCGGTGGGTTTATCGCCCTCCCATTGAATGTTTGCTTTTAGCAAGGCATGAAATAGACAAGCGCCATCGCCAGGCACTTCTACTTTTTCTAAGCC contains:
- the czcD.2 gene encoding cation diffusion facilitator transporter translates to MSSHAHTRYQAARNVTLLSVLINALLGVLKCFFGVAAHSHALLADGVHSFSDLLSDAVVLFAAKVASQDADLDHPYGHARVETAATVALSMLLVAVAGGILWAAVHALLHPALYTKPTMIAIWIAGISVFANEFLYRYTAMVAKRIGSNLLQTNAWHSRSDAASSLIVIVGVAGSLLGYPALDAIAAMVVGLFILRMAWRLGWSSVQELVDTGLDEQTLTEIKDFIRDVPGVVALHQLRTRSMAGNVFVDVHVLVAPRLSVSEGHYIGESVQYGLIRQFSTVMDVTVHVDPEDDEVVAHSKDLPSRVKILEDLAACWGKLPGYADKNDVILHYLDGQCHVVLVLALECLSQAQQADSLREQYRQSVKGLTYMASVTILYR
- a CDS encoding glutamine synthetase, with protein sequence MLVKNVLALIKKENIKFIDLRFTDTRGKDMHVSMSTRGVDENWFRQGKLFDGSSIIGWKDINKSDMLLMPLAETAMLDPFLSEKTLIVRCDVYDPENMQPYERDPRSLARRAEDYLNSTGLADTANFGPEPEFFLFDDVRWDVSMKGAFYSIDSEEACWNSASSVAGGNMGHRPPVKGGYFPVPPVDSSQNIRSAMCLRLEQMGVIVEAHHHEVATCNQNEIAMRYNSMLLKADEIQTTKYVIRNVAHAFGKSATFMPKPLVGDNGSGMHCHISLAKDGKNLFAGDDYAGLSEMGLHFIGGIIKHARALNAFTNPATNSYKRLVPGYEAPIILAYSARNRSAAIRIPSVDDPRAKRIEIRFPDGTANPYLAFSAMLMAGLDGIQNKIHPGPALEKDLFTLPPAELEKVPRICSTLEEALMHLDQDREFLLKGDVFTDDLIDSYIRLKRREIKRLLSATHPVEFDMYYSD